The genomic window TATAATTACTTCTTGGGTCTTTTTGTTCCATACTTTGATCTCCGCTGTTGCCTTCCGTCGACGCCTGAAGTATCAAGTGCGCCGCGGATGATATGATAACGTACACCAGGGAGGTCTTTTACCCTGCCGCCCCTGATCAGTACGATGCTGTGTTCCTGCAGGTTATGACCTTCACCGGGGATGTAGGAGTTCACTTCCTTGCCGTTGGTCAGACGAACCCTGGCCACTTTTCGCATGGCTGAATTCGGTTTCTTCGGCGTAGTGGTGTAAACCCTCACACAGACTCCGCGCCTTTGCGGGCAGGAATCCAATGCCGGAGATTTGCTCTTATCAATCAGTTTAGAACGTCCTTTTCTGACAAGCTGTTGAATCGTTGGCATACGATACTGTTTAATTTATGTTATTCAAAGTTGATCCGTTGTTAATGATCTGGAGATCAAACCAGACCAAACCGTTTCTCAGGAAATCTTCAGGAATATATACAAGGTGGGCTCTTTTTGAGACCAAACTTATCTTAGGAAGATTAAGTCTGGGGCCTATAGTGTCTCACCTTGTCAGGTCCCTAAGTCCCTCTGAACAAGTCAGAAGTGCTACCCTTTAAAATCGGGCTGCAAAGGTAAAAATAGTTTCTTTAAAAACAAATGTTTCTAAAAATAAATTTTCATGAATAAATGGAAAATCGTCCATCGTCCATGCAAAATCGTCCATAATCTTGCTTTTCCTTCCCAATTACATTATCTTTATCCAGCCATTTCTACATTTAGATTATTAACCTTTAAACCATTGATTATGAAAACACTTACTCCACCCCGCGGGATTTTAGCCATTTTGATGATTACGATTAGTTGTTTCTTCTCCTTGCCTATGCAGGCGCAAACCATCCAGATCGACAGTTTATTCACTTCAGACGGCGAGATTTTTCCTTTCGGAGAGAATGATACTATTTATGGATTATCCATTTCCGGCTCAGTCACGCTGTCAAGCGACACGAGCCTGGTCAGGGTGATATTGACCGATAATTCAGGAAATGAGTGGATGGTGTTTGAGGTTTATCCATTTATTTCACCACGATGGGAGTTTGAAATTACAGAAGCATCTGATGAAACCATGTTCAGGCGGATTATTAATCCGGGTTCTGTGAAAATACAAATTATTAATGCGTCAATAGAGCTGGATAGCGCTATCCTTCAAAACAGGTACAGAGAAAACCTTGAAATTCTTCAAGAAAACTTTAAGAATACGATCGAATTACATAAAGTGGATTCACTTAATCATGTAATCGAATCGAACCAAATGTTATGGTTTGCCAACAGGAATCCGATTTCAGATTTATCTTACAATGATAAAGTAACCAGATTTGGTGAAAAATATAACTTATTAGGGTTGGACTATTATACAGGCGGAATTTATGATGGAAGACCAGGAGTTGATGGTCCGGCAGATGGTTCTGAACTTGTGGACTCATTTGATTGGCGAAACAGGCATGGGGCAAATGATCCCTCAAAATCTGCATTCTATTATAATAATGGTCCTAATACAAGCGGGTGGTTAACGGCTATTGAGGATCAATCAGAAATACCCATTTGTGATGGATTATGTTACATTTATGGGCCGCTGGCTGCAATTGAAGGTGTTGCTAATATTTATTTTAATTATCCAATGAAGAATTATAATCTATCAGAACAAGATGTTCTAGATTGTGATATAGCTACTTCTGATTGTCATGGTGGATTTGATTTTGTTACAAATATCTTTGCAAGAGATAGTGGTATTGTCGATGAGGCATGTTATCCAAGAGATAGTACTCATGGGAATTGCCGGCAAAATTCGCCTCCAAATGGATCTGCACAGAATCAGCTTAAAATAGCCGGCTACCACGCAAATTATACTTATAACACTGATACATTGAAAGTTGCACTGATAAATCATGGTCCACTGGATGTATCTTTATCATATTATAATGGTGGTTCCCATATTATAGCACTAGTTGGTTATGGAATAGTGAAAGCAAAGGACACTCTTTATGATACTTCATATCCTTTCGATACCATCATTGTCCATGATAATTCAAATTACATAGGCCAGTTATATTGGATCTTTAAAAATAGTTGGGGTACTGGATATGGTGCTCATGGCTATTTTTACCACCTTGCGAATGATGTACACATAGCAAGTGCCACATACTATTTACTTCCTATCGATGACATTTTATCATTAACCGATACTGTAGTCCCCTATGATAAAGACAAGGATGGATATTGGAACTGGGGCATTTCTCCAGAATACAATTTACCAGCTGGGGCTTGTTCTCAAAGGGAAGATAGCGATGACAGCGAGAACCGAATTGGACCATTTGATTCACATTATAATGGAACCCCGGTAAAACCTGAACTAAAAGTATATTTGAGTTCAGGACAAAGCATTGAACATATGTATGTGACTAATAATTCATTCTTTTCTTTTTCAACAGGGGATTTGATCAATGATCATGAATTACATTTTTACATCGAAAACCCCGGTGATGCACAACTCAATTTGTTCCCCGTAGGAATTATAGGCGAAGGAAGAGTTGAAATCATTCCTGTGAACGGAGCATCTGAAAATTATGATATAACTCTTTTACCACAAAGAAAAGTTTGCATGGGAGATGCTAATGAATTTATTGTGACTTTCACTGGCCTGATACAAGGAGAACTTACTAAAATTAAAATTTTCCTTTATGAAAATGGAGAAGTTCCCGACTTTGAATTTGTACTGCTTTATAATGATTGTCTTCCGGCAACCGAACTCGTAACCATAAGGGAAAATCAAACATGGGATATTTTTGGACTTAAAAACAAGGATTATCTGATTACCAATGGAGCAATATTAACTGTTACAGGTGAAATAGCAATGGCTGAAAATTCGGATATTTTTATTGATCGGGGCTCAAAATTGGTATTAGATGGAGGTAGATTAACTTCAAGCTGCAACACTTTATGGAACGGCATTGATATCTGGGGCAATGCCAGCATGCCTCAAATGACTGACTATCAAGGGATGGTGCAAATTATTAATGGCGGGACAATAGAATTTGCAGATACGGCTATTGCCACTGCCCGACAAAATGGGATCTATACTATTCCTTCCGGTGGTATCATATCTTGTAGGGATGCCATATTCAAAGATAATGTAATTGACATTATGTTTTATCCATTCACCAATACACACCCCATAACTCATGAAATTCTTCCGAATTTCAGCAGGTTTACCAGATCCCGGTTTGAAACA from Bacteroidales bacterium includes these protein-coding regions:
- the rpsL gene encoding 30S ribosomal protein S12 yields the protein MPTIQQLVRKGRSKLIDKSKSPALDSCPQRRGVCVRVYTTTPKKPNSAMRKVARVRLTNGKEVNSYIPGEGHNLQEHSIVLIRGGRVKDLPGVRYHIIRGALDTSGVDGRQQRRSKYGTKRPKK
- a CDS encoding T9SS type A sorting domain-containing protein; its protein translation is MTDNSGNEWMVFEVYPFISPRWEFEITEASDETMFRRIINPGSVKIQIINASIELDSAILQNRYRENLEILQENFKNTIELHKVDSLNHVIESNQMLWFANRNPISDLSYNDKVTRFGEKYNLLGLDYYTGGIYDGRPGVDGPADGSELVDSFDWRNRHGANDPSKSAFYYNNGPNTSGWLTAIEDQSEIPICDGLCYIYGPLAAIEGVANIYFNYPMKNYNLSEQDVLDCDIATSDCHGGFDFVTNIFARDSGIVDEACYPRDSTHGNCRQNSPPNGSAQNQLKIAGYHANYTYNTDTLKVALINHGPLDVSLSYYNGGSHIIALVGYGIVKAKDTLYDTSYPFDTIIVHDNSNYIGQLYWIFKNSWGTGYGAHGYFYHLANDVHIASATYYLLPIDDILSLTDTVVPYDKDKDGYWNWGISPEYNLPAGACSQREDSDDSENRIGPFDSHYNGTPVKPELKVYLSSGQSIEHMYVTNNSFFSFSTGDLINDHELHFYIENPGDAQLNLFPVGIIGEGRVEIIPVNGASENYDITLLPQRKVCMGDANEFIVTFTGLIQGELTKIKIFLYENGEVPDFEFVLLYNDCLPATELVTIRENQTWDIFGLKNKDYLITNGAILTVTGEIAMAENSDIFIDRGSKLVLDGGRLTSSCNTLWNGIDIWGNASMPQMTDYQGMVQIINGGTIEFADTAIATARQNGIYTIPSGGIISCRDAIFKDNVIDIMFYPFTNTHPITHEILPNFSRFTRSRFETTDALYEITRNIPNKHILMDEVGGIIIMGCTFGNYSTQKNDPRGKGIESYGAGYFISSECVQGNIIPCPELLPCRFENLEYGIRAFNSNSRYSITVNSADFIDNCRGIFMSLTYDATIIKNRFELNADEAYFEPGDTLIGIYTEYCTRYQIEENKITGSDPDYFNLVGMHILNSGSDYYNEIYNDSLIDLTYGIIAAGENRNKDGTKGLCIKCNDFIECSLDVYITPEGGFNHDFLGIATNQGFPGSAAPPGVDPNSMGAGNTFTADEYSSLDYNFYNNPDLDQINYTHQPNTFENKLRPSEYENIEPSEDIYVSYSKDTSCPSHFHSGGIQLESEKSILSNEKEILTAYSGTLTQYVDGGDTPGLTFEIQTSFPDDALDLRQQLLDESPYLSDTVMKSAIEKENVLLNAMVRDILVANPQAAKSADILNVLENKFDPMPDYLMEQILEGKSIMGEKEMLEREISSHYILKSNAFSNIVRYYKNDTLLNSSKDSVIAYLEDNYSPETHYQLAFCKLYTGDSTEVLDILNSILVDFSLTADQMNTHEFYEDLINILIPMQSDSVRIDSTTYPGLFSIMEESNEIPGIYSRNLLVINDLISYSEPVFLPTILKNKHITDKYFHNELIDYSYLNIYPNPAKSYLIIEYNLENFAKPAFININDAYGKKLYGLHIQDNQNQYLLDTRAYSPGIYLISLMSGNKILKKAKCLIIR